One Caldilineales bacterium DNA window includes the following coding sequences:
- a CDS encoding O-antigen ligase family protein translates to MPDAPDRAISHRLAGLSRALMAAEPLILVAITPGLIFASRLFWPLVGVLLLLAAARWHQTRRLARPAPTGLLMVVLVLLLPMTYAVSVTPDLTRASLGYLIAGIAFYQWVINWTVSGTRLGWLLVIVLGVVSILAAVSPLLVQDGSGEGVRSFLPPVLRTLSQRLPEHVNANVMSGTLAIWLPLALAMAAYPCCIQVRHRPLMRGVALASSALILAAILMLSARGVWMALAVAACLAAAVYWPRLWRLTPLALALAWLGLAQGWYQSLAQALFSHDALGGFAVRMDIWARGLAALHDFALTGMGIGSWGRLGPLLYPTALIATGQDVPHVHNLLLQVGLDLGVVGLATYGGLLALSFGLVQRARRRFLAAGARDLAAVALAVWAGMVVMLVHGLLDAVSWSAKPAVLAWILLAVAVTLYLFSEEQARQ, encoded by the coding sequence GTGCCCGACGCGCCTGATCGTGCGATTTCCCACCGCCTGGCCGGCCTCAGCCGGGCGCTCATGGCGGCTGAGCCGCTTATCCTGGTCGCCATCACGCCCGGCTTGATCTTCGCCAGCCGTTTGTTCTGGCCGTTGGTGGGCGTGCTCCTGCTACTGGCGGCAGCGCGCTGGCATCAAACCAGGCGATTGGCGCGGCCAGCGCCGACCGGTCTGCTGATGGTCGTCCTTGTCCTGCTGCTGCCGATGACCTATGCCGTCAGTGTAACGCCCGATCTCACCCGCGCCAGCCTCGGCTACCTGATTGCCGGCATCGCCTTTTACCAATGGGTGATCAACTGGACGGTGAGTGGTACTCGGCTGGGGTGGCTGCTGGTGATCGTGCTGGGTGTCGTCAGCATCCTGGCTGCGGTCAGTCCGCTGCTGGTGCAGGATGGTTCGGGCGAGGGCGTCAGGTCGTTCCTGCCGCCAGTTCTGCGCACCCTCAGCCAGCGCCTGCCCGAACACGTCAACGCCAATGTCATGTCGGGGACCCTGGCTATCTGGCTGCCCCTGGCGTTGGCAATGGCCGCCTACCCTTGTTGCATTCAGGTCCGCCATCGGCCCCTGATGCGGGGCGTGGCTCTGGCGAGCAGCGCCCTCATCCTGGCGGCCATCCTCATGCTGTCGGCGCGCGGGGTTTGGATGGCGCTGGCAGTGGCCGCGTGTCTGGCGGCGGCCGTCTATTGGCCGCGACTGTGGCGCCTGACGCCTCTGGCGCTGGCGTTGGCCTGGCTGGGGCTGGCGCAAGGTTGGTATCAAAGCCTGGCGCAGGCTCTCTTCAGTCACGATGCGCTTGGCGGCTTTGCTGTGCGGATGGATATCTGGGCGCGCGGACTGGCGGCCCTGCATGATTTTGCCCTCACCGGCATGGGCATCGGCAGCTGGGGCCGACTCGGCCCCTTGCTCTACCCCACGGCCTTGATCGCCACCGGCCAGGATGTGCCCCATGTCCACAACTTGCTGTTACAGGTGGGCCTCGATCTGGGGGTCGTCGGCCTGGCGACCTACGGCGGCCTGCTGGCGCTCAGCTTCGGCCTGGTGCAGCGTGCGCGCCGGCGCTTCCTGGCCGCCGGAGCCAGGGATCTGGCGGCGGTGGCCCTGGCGGTGTGGGCCGGGATGGTGGTCATGCTGGTGCACGGGCTGCTCGACGCCGTCTCGTGGAGCGCCAAACCGGCCGTGTTGGCCTGGATCTTGCTGGCGGTGGCGGTGACGCTGTATTTGTTTAGTGAAGAACAGGCGCGGCAGTAG
- the wecB gene encoding UDP-N-acetylglucosamine 2-epimerase (non-hydrolyzing), producing the protein MSPLHLLHVVGARPNFMKVAPVWAALAPQPGIRQTLVHTGQHYDANMSDIFFAQLGLPEPDANLGVGSGSHAAQTAQIMTGFEALALANRPDLVLVYGDVNSTVAAALVCAKLLIPVAHVEAGLRSFDRTMPEEINRLLTDQIADLLFTPSGDGDANLHREGIAPHKIHCVGNVMIDTLARLLPLAAERWVDPALQPWRDRRFVLVTLHRPSNVDDPAMLAEIMAALGDISRTFPVLFPVHPRTRRRLQEIGWAPDSPDLHLADPLSYLDFLALQQAATAVVTDSGGVQEESTFLGIPCLTVRANTERPITVEMGTNILVGQDMARLRREIDAIARGQAKSGRIPPLWDGHAGKRIADIITQTWSQR; encoded by the coding sequence ATGTCCCCCCTTCATCTCCTCCACGTCGTCGGCGCCCGCCCGAACTTTATGAAAGTCGCACCGGTCTGGGCGGCATTGGCGCCGCAGCCGGGCATCCGCCAGACGTTGGTGCACACCGGTCAGCACTACGACGCCAACATGTCCGACATCTTCTTCGCCCAGCTTGGCCTGCCGGAGCCAGATGCCAACCTGGGCGTCGGCTCCGGCTCGCACGCGGCCCAGACGGCGCAGATCATGACCGGATTCGAGGCCCTGGCGCTCGCCAACCGGCCCGATTTGGTGCTGGTCTATGGCGATGTCAACTCGACCGTGGCTGCGGCTCTGGTCTGCGCCAAGCTGCTCATCCCCGTCGCCCATGTCGAGGCCGGACTCCGTTCCTTCGACCGCACCATGCCCGAGGAGATCAACCGTCTGCTCACCGACCAGATCGCCGATCTGCTGTTCACCCCGTCGGGCGATGGCGACGCCAACCTGCACCGCGAAGGCATCGCCCCCCACAAAATCCATTGTGTCGGCAACGTCATGATCGACACCCTTGCCCGGCTGTTGCCTCTGGCCGCCGAACGTTGGGTCGACCCCGCCCTGCAACCCTGGCGCGACCGGCGCTTCGTCCTCGTCACCCTCCACCGGCCTTCGAACGTGGACGACCCCGCCATGTTGGCCGAGATCATGGCCGCGCTGGGTGACATCAGCCGCACTTTCCCCGTGCTCTTTCCCGTCCACCCGCGCACCCGCCGTCGTTTGCAAGAGATCGGTTGGGCGCCGGACTCGCCCGACCTCCATCTCGCCGACCCCCTCTCCTATCTCGACTTCCTGGCCTTGCAGCAGGCCGCCACTGCCGTCGTCACCGATTCCGGCGGGGTGCAGGAAGAAAGCACCTTCCTGGGCATCCCCTGCCTGACCGTGCGCGCCAACACCGAGCGCCCGATCACGGTCGAGATGGGCACCAACATCCTCGTCGGCCAGGACATGGCCCGCCTCCGCCGCGAGATCGACGCCATCGCCCGCGGCCAGGCCAAGAGCGGCCGCATCCCACCGTTGTGGGACGGCCACGCCGGCAAGCGCATCGCCGACATCATCACCCAGACATGGTCGCAGCGATAA
- a CDS encoding polysaccharide biosynthesis tyrosine autokinase, producing the protein MLLREIFNIFRRWLWLLILAVVIGGVLGFINVARRPSVYEATAGVVPIRRDFEVKLEPRVQTTTSDILASDSRTNNGLTTLASVVTNEAIAETVFTSLQSSLDSIPARFKTPSDLVSAVSSEVRDGVIRVKVRSNDPVFAAKLANAWARDYALYINRIYSGKSEDVDLGPQVEAAKQRYQTAEAAVVDFIRANDVDQKKLDIDEKQAMVDELLRLRRISLTGELNRLVDRRTKIVDLLTAARTLKDLQAKNESVATGAANTLGLLLLQLASVESTGSAAAGGAASGVLSNEPQIQFSPRSLDEVTSSPEQFLNDLDHLIAVLDQRQQENDSAIVAISAKIGSAQQLEQDPLIASILTEIRDLRSDSAALAAQRQALERERDLLWDGYTLLANESEELSITAGATDGSVVRFAVPASVPRRPLASPPNQQVILGALAGLMAGIALAFLLEITDNKVRRREDVEQVVQLPLLGLVPRGPTHQNGAPIALTDTSAPMVESARFLRDLLESHAQASQVILFTPVAPRSGASSLAAHVAIVSAQAGRQVILLDADIRRPQLHQWFGLPNDVGLANLMTIPAPGLEAILRPTAIPGLRLLTTGSAERLSPDLLASPAMAAILDDLRQHADLILIDAASANTASDAVLLAEHADGVVLVVRSGKSTVADIQHVREAVEMVKGRILGVVLNDVRRPRSLRPAPSAANTSGHRRAAVSA; encoded by the coding sequence ATGCTTCTTCGTGAGATCTTTAATATCTTCAGACGGTGGCTCTGGCTACTGATCCTGGCTGTCGTCATCGGCGGGGTGCTGGGCTTCATCAACGTCGCCCGTCGTCCCTCTGTCTACGAAGCCACTGCCGGCGTCGTCCCCATCCGGCGCGATTTCGAGGTCAAACTGGAGCCGCGCGTCCAAACCACCACCTCCGACATCCTCGCCAGCGACAGCCGCACCAACAACGGCCTCACCACCCTGGCGTCGGTCGTGACCAACGAGGCGATCGCCGAGACGGTGTTCACCTCCCTCCAATCGTCGCTCGACTCGATCCCGGCCCGTTTCAAGACGCCCTCCGATCTGGTTAGCGCCGTCAGTTCCGAAGTTCGCGACGGCGTCATTCGCGTCAAGGTCCGCTCCAACGACCCCGTTTTTGCCGCCAAGCTGGCCAACGCCTGGGCGCGCGATTACGCCCTCTACATCAATCGCATCTACTCCGGCAAATCAGAGGACGTCGATCTGGGGCCGCAGGTGGAGGCGGCCAAACAGCGTTACCAGACGGCCGAAGCGGCGGTGGTCGATTTCATCCGCGCCAATGATGTCGATCAGAAAAAACTGGACATCGACGAAAAACAGGCGATGGTCGATGAGTTGCTGCGCCTGCGCCGTATTTCGCTGACCGGGGAATTGAACCGGCTGGTAGATCGGCGCACCAAGATCGTCGATCTTCTGACGGCGGCGCGGACGCTCAAGGACCTGCAGGCCAAGAACGAATCCGTGGCCACCGGCGCCGCCAACACCTTGGGCTTGCTCCTGTTGCAGTTGGCATCGGTCGAAAGCACAGGAAGTGCAGCAGCGGGGGGCGCAGCCTCAGGTGTGCTATCGAATGAACCGCAGATCCAGTTCAGTCCCCGTTCGCTCGATGAGGTTACCTCGTCGCCCGAGCAGTTTCTCAACGATCTGGATCACTTGATCGCCGTACTCGATCAACGCCAGCAAGAAAACGATAGCGCCATTGTCGCGATCTCGGCCAAGATCGGTTCGGCCCAACAACTCGAGCAGGATCCCCTCATCGCCAGCATCCTGACCGAAATCCGCGACTTGCGTTCAGACAGCGCAGCCCTGGCCGCCCAACGCCAGGCGCTGGAGCGTGAGCGCGACCTGTTGTGGGATGGCTACACCTTGCTGGCCAACGAGTCCGAAGAACTGAGCATCACCGCCGGCGCCACCGATGGCTCGGTAGTGCGTTTTGCCGTGCCCGCCTCTGTGCCTCGCCGCCCGCTGGCCAGCCCGCCCAACCAACAGGTCATCCTTGGCGCCCTGGCCGGTCTGATGGCCGGCATCGCCCTGGCCTTCTTGCTGGAAATCACGGACAACAAAGTGCGCCGTCGTGAGGATGTCGAGCAGGTGGTGCAGTTGCCGCTGCTGGGCCTCGTCCCCCGCGGTCCCACCCACCAGAACGGCGCCCCTATCGCCCTCACCGATACGAGTGCGCCGATGGTCGAATCGGCCCGCTTCCTGCGCGACCTGCTGGAATCACACGCCCAGGCTTCTCAGGTCATTCTCTTCACGCCCGTGGCCCCGCGCAGTGGCGCCAGCAGCCTGGCCGCTCATGTCGCCATCGTCAGCGCGCAGGCCGGCCGTCAGGTCATCCTCCTCGATGCCGACATCCGCAGGCCCCAGCTTCATCAGTGGTTTGGGCTGCCCAACGATGTCGGCCTGGCCAACCTGATGACCATACCGGCCCCCGGCCTCGAGGCCATCCTGCGTCCGACCGCCATCCCTGGCCTGCGCCTGCTGACCACTGGCAGCGCCGAGCGGCTCAGCCCCGACCTGCTGGCCTCGCCGGCGATGGCGGCCATCCTCGATGACCTGCGCCAGCACGCCGACCTGATCCTGATCGACGCTGCCTCGGCCAATACCGCCTCCGACGCCGTCCTGCTGGCCGAACACGCCGATGGCGTCGTCCTCGTCGTGCGCTCTGGCAAATCCACCGTCGCTGACATCCAGCATGTGCGCGAGGCGGTGGAAATGGTGAAGGGACGCATCCTGGGCGTCGTCCTCAATGATGTTCGCAGACCCCGGTCCCTGCGGCCGGCGCCCTCTGCAGCCAACACCTCAGGTCACCGACGTGCGGCCGTCTCGGCCTAG
- a CDS encoding bi-domain-containing oxidoreductase, which translates to MKQVIQNLARGEVVVLDVPAPLPAPGQVLVATRASLVSAGTERMIVDFAQKNLLDKARSRPDLVKQMWEKAQMQGLLTTWEAARNRLEQPMPLGYSSAGVVIAAGAGVEGFQPGDRVACAGGGYAVHAEIVTVPVNLLTPLPDGIAFETAAFTTLGAIALQGIRLAEVRLGEVAAVIGLGLLGQMTCQMLRASGCRVVGMDIQQSRVVLAKKLGLEAGTTSAEELDALCRALSGGHGADAVLITADTKSNQPVELAGQIARDKGVVVAVGAVGLTLPRKIYYEKELDFRISRSYGPGRYDHSYEEEGQDYPYPYVRWTEGRNMAAFAQMVAAGAVDVAALISHRFPLDEAPRAYELITGQRPEPYLGVVLTYPEAPLPAASERPARLVSLATVPSASPAPVPAVKLGVLGAGNFANATLLPAIKGLPGLELAGIASRGGLSARTSADRFGFGFCASDETELLQHPAINTVAILTRHDQHARQTVAALAAGKHVFVEKPLCLSFDELEQIRQAHKAAAGKPMLMVGFNRRFAPFVVALKAALAAVREPLVMHYRFNAGYLPPGHWVHDPAQGGGRLLAEACHALDLLFYLADSPVSQVMAQAAPDADRYRQDNLSLSLTFANGSLGVVHYLANGSRRMSKERLEVFGGGLSAALDDFRLLELYRGSSRSVQRARLRQDKGHRAEWEAIIAHLTAGGPAPIPVADIFHSTGVALSAQQSLLLGQPVAIPPTAD; encoded by the coding sequence ATGAAACAAGTCATCCAGAACCTGGCAAGGGGCGAAGTCGTCGTCCTCGATGTCCCCGCCCCCCTGCCTGCGCCCGGTCAGGTGTTGGTGGCCACGCGTGCTTCGCTCGTTTCGGCTGGCACCGAGCGCATGATCGTCGACTTCGCCCAGAAAAACCTGCTCGACAAGGCGCGCTCGCGCCCCGATCTGGTGAAGCAGATGTGGGAGAAGGCGCAGATGCAGGGGCTGCTGACTACCTGGGAAGCCGCCCGCAACCGCCTGGAGCAGCCGATGCCGCTCGGCTACTCGTCGGCGGGCGTCGTCATCGCCGCCGGGGCCGGGGTCGAGGGTTTCCAGCCGGGCGACCGCGTGGCCTGCGCCGGCGGCGGCTATGCCGTCCACGCCGAAATCGTCACCGTTCCGGTCAACCTGCTCACCCCCCTGCCCGATGGCATCGCCTTCGAGACGGCCGCCTTCACCACCCTGGGCGCCATCGCCTTGCAGGGCATCCGGCTGGCCGAAGTCCGGCTGGGCGAGGTGGCGGCCGTGATCGGCCTGGGGCTGCTGGGACAGATGACCTGCCAGATGCTGCGGGCGTCCGGCTGCCGGGTGGTGGGGATGGACATCCAACAAAGCCGGGTGGTGCTGGCGAAAAAGCTGGGGCTGGAGGCAGGAACCACCTCGGCCGAGGAACTGGACGCTCTCTGCCGTGCGCTTTCGGGCGGGCACGGCGCCGACGCCGTCCTCATCACCGCCGACACCAAGAGCAACCAGCCGGTCGAATTGGCCGGGCAGATCGCCCGCGACAAGGGCGTGGTGGTGGCGGTGGGAGCGGTGGGCCTGACTCTGCCCCGCAAGATCTACTACGAAAAAGAACTGGATTTCCGCATTTCGCGTTCTTACGGCCCCGGTCGCTACGATCACTCGTATGAGGAGGAGGGCCAGGATTATCCCTACCCCTATGTCCGCTGGACCGAGGGCCGCAACATGGCTGCCTTCGCCCAGATGGTGGCCGCTGGCGCCGTCGATGTCGCTGCGCTCATCAGCCATCGTTTCCCGCTGGACGAAGCCCCCCGCGCCTATGAACTGATCACCGGCCAGCGCCCCGAACCCTACCTGGGCGTGGTGCTCACCTATCCCGAAGCCCCCCTCCCTGCTGCTTCTGAGCGCCCGGCCCGGCTCGTCTCCCTGGCCACGGTCCCCTCTGCTTCTCCCGCCCCGGTTCCGGCTGTGAAGTTGGGTGTGTTGGGCGCCGGCAACTTCGCCAACGCCACCCTGCTGCCGGCGATCAAGGGTCTGCCGGGGCTGGAACTGGCCGGCATCGCCAGCCGCGGCGGACTCAGCGCCCGCACCAGCGCCGACCGCTTTGGCTTTGGCTTCTGCGCCAGCGACGAAACCGAGCTACTCCAGCATCCGGCTATCAATACTGTCGCCATCCTCACCCGCCACGACCAGCACGCCCGCCAGACCGTGGCCGCACTCGCGGCCGGCAAACACGTCTTTGTCGAGAAGCCCCTCTGTTTGTCTTTCGATGAGTTGGAGCAGATCCGCCAGGCCCACAAAGCCGCGGCGGGCAAGCCCATGCTGATGGTGGGCTTCAACCGCCGTTTTGCGCCCTTTGTCGTGGCGCTCAAAGCAGCCCTGGCGGCGGTGCGCGAGCCGCTGGTCATGCACTATCGTTTCAACGCCGGCTATCTGCCGCCCGGCCATTGGGTGCACGACCCGGCCCAGGGCGGCGGCCGGCTGCTGGCCGAAGCCTGCCATGCCCTCGACCTGCTCTTCTACCTGGCAGACTCGCCCGTCAGCCAGGTCATGGCCCAGGCCGCGCCCGATGCCGACCGCTACCGCCAGGACAACCTCAGCCTCAGCCTCACCTTCGCCAACGGCAGCCTGGGCGTCGTCCACTACCTGGCCAACGGCAGCCGGCGGATGAGCAAAGAACGGCTGGAAGTCTTTGGCGGCGGCCTTTCGGCGGCGCTGGACGATTTTCGGCTCCTGGAACTCTACCGGGGCAGCAGTCGTTCGGTTCAGCGGGCGCGCCTCAGGCAAGACAAAGGCCATCGGGCCGAGTGGGAGGCCATCATCGCCCACCTGACCGCTGGCGGCCCGGCCCCCATCCCCGTGGCCGACATCTTCCACTCCACCGGCGTCGCCCTCTCCGCCCAACAAAGCCTCCTCCTCGGCCAGCCGGTCGCAATCCCCCCCACCGCCGACTGA